The stretch of DNA CCTTCAACAAGCAGAGACCGGATGCGAAGCGTTTCAGGTCAGAATTTCCGCACAGCTTTCCTGCTTTCCTGTCTGATTTGCTTTGTGGTTGGAGGATGTAACTCAAGTTTCCGTTGATTTTCTTGCCCGGGTTAGTGAACAGCGACGCTCAGAGTCCTAACTTAATACTGCATCGTTTTGTGAAACTATCATACAGAGGCTTTTATTTCTGCTAAATCTGCATAGATGACACTCATAATATTTCCCTTCCCAAGACAATGAAGCATTTAGAAGAGTGCAAGAGATTattctgaataattttaaatgttctctgaTGTTTaccattcatttttatgaaaatatctcTTAGGATCTTGGGGAACAGAAATAGTATTACAATCTTCTGTAAATTTTGAATTATCATATTTCACCATCATTTACACTAGTCCCACTTTCAATAAGGGTACCAACAAccacaaacacattttttttgagacaaactctctctctgtctcccaggctagagtgcaggggcacaattaTAGATCATTGCAGCCGCAACCTTCTGgggtcaagggatcctcccacctcagcctcctgagtagctgggactacaggcatatgctacaCAAACACATTTTGAACCAATTCACTATAGTACCCAATACAAGAGTTGCCATTTGAGATCCATTATTTCTTTTGATTAGCATAGAAATTAAAAACTGCCCTGACACAGGCAACATCTgtgtatactttaaaaaacatgcaaagggaagtaaaaatattatatataggtTACATTAAAAAGTCTTAAGATATAcattatgtttaatatattttaggaTTGACTGCATTAAAACAAAGTAAACCACTTAATTGTGCAGATTTGTGTCTAATTCTGGATAGATATGTCTGAAAATGACAGTGTGAGACAATACTGTattaaaaatgtttcagattATAGTGTATTAGGATTAACAAAAATTTCAAGACTATCAAAAGGAGGCTTTCTATGAAAGAACAACTGCCATACAGATATTCTACAGGAAATTCTACAAAGAATTTCCTAGGCACCCTACTCCACAcccagaaaatcaataaaataatgtaatcagGAAATATTTAATCTgtaaacattttatctctaaatCAATGAATTGAAACCCAATTATATTTATGGAAGGAAAGGTTTGAAGAAACTCACCTGTTGCAAATTGCCTGAATTAGAAGGCATTTTTGGATTGTCATTACTTTCAAACCAAGACGCTTCATCACATAGCAGATCTTGTGGTGCAGCATCTTCAGCCTTTATATTGAGAAATTTAAACTCGGTGTTTGAGGAATGTGAGGCAGCACACAGACTGTAGGAATAAAGCAAAGTCCTTTCACTGTAGTTGGGGAGAACTCCAGGTACAGTCTTGGAGTAGAGACCAGGCTGAAAGTAGCCCTCAGTGGCGGGTCTGGAAGAGCGTCGCAGGCGCAGGGCAATGGCCAGAATCACAGCGAGGAGGAAGAGCACTGAGATCAAGGCCAACGCCACTATTAGGTGAAACTAGTACTGCCTGAAGGTCAGAGGGAGTGGGACGGTCGCTAAGGTCAGGTTGTATCTCTGGCAAGCTATCTGCGAAGATTAGGTGCAGCGTGACGGTGGCTGAAAGAGGCGGCTGTCCTCCATCACAAACAGTGACCAGCAGGCGCTGGCAGGCGGCCTCCCTGTCGCCCAAGGTACGCGCCGTGCGCACCTCACCGGTGCGCAGCCCCAGGCTGAGCAGCCCGGGCTCGCTAGGCTGCTGAATGTGGTAGGACAGCCAGGCGTTGGGTCCCGAGTCTGCGTCCACCGCCACCACCTTGGTCACCAGGTAGCCAGGCTCTGCAGCGCGCGGCACCATATCGAAGAGCGCAGAGCCGTCGGGCCCCAGAGCTGGGTACAGCACCCGCGGTGCATTGTCGTTGCGGTCGCCCACCAACACCTGCAGGCTCACGTTGGCGCTGAGCGCCGGCGAGCCCTGGTCGCGGGCCTGCAGCGTGAGCTCAAAGGCGCGCAGCTGCTCGTGGTCGAAGGCTCGCTGCGCGAACACCACCCCGCTCTGCGCGCTCACGGACACGTAGGACGACAGCTCCCGCGGCTCCAGGTCACTGGCCACGATGTAGTAGTAGACAAGGCCGTTAGGTCCCAAGTCGGGATCCGAGGCGCTAACATGCGCAATGGAGGCTCCAGGCGGGTTGTTCTCAGCTACATGCACCGTGTAGGAGGCCTGGTGGAAAACTGGAACGTTGTCGTTGACATCAAGGATGTGCAGAGTGATGGTCTTGCTGGAGGAGAGCGGTGGATTGCCTTTGTCGGTAGCTGTGATCGTCACATTGTATTCTGGGATCTGCTCCTGGTCCAGGGCTCCATCTGTCACCAACCTGTATATGTTTTTGGTATCTTGAACGATTTTAAAGGGAAACTTTCCTTTTAGTTGGCATAGGATTTCTCCATTAAATCCAGAATCTAGATCATGTGTTTTGATCAGGGCAATAGCAGTCCCCAGCTCAGCATCTTCTTGTATATGTTGGGATTCAAAAGCCAGGGTTATCTCCAGGGCATTGTCATTTTCATCTGAAATATCTATCTGTACTTTACAATATGTAGTGTGATGTCCACCATCCTTTGTTTCCACCCCAATTGTGTAGCTATCACTCTCTTGAAAGTCCAGTTCTCCAACAGTGGTGAGTTCCCCCGTTTTACTGTCCAGCTTGAACAATTGTCTCACTGCCTTACCAATACTGATGAAGGCATAGATGATCTCGGCATTAACACACTCATCCAAGTCAGTGGCCATCACTTTTAATACCAAGGAGCCAGCGGGCAGGTTCTCTGCAACACCGACCCTGTACATGTCCTGAGTAAATACTGGGGGGTTATCATTTGCGTCTGCGACAATTACCCTGATCTGGGTGGTACAGCTTCTGGAGGGCTCGCCCCCATCCACAGCTGTGAGGACCAGGTGGTGATGCGGCTGCTCTTCCCTGTCCAGGGGTGCTTTCAGTACTAGTTCTGGGTACCTACTGCCATCCAGGTTCTCCTTCTGAATTAAAAAGAAGTGCGGATCAGGGCTGAGGTAGTACTGCTGCAGCGAAATGACACCTACATCAGGATCCTGAGCAGATTCCAAGGCAAAGGTGGCTCCAGTGATCGCCAGTTCGCTGATTTCCAGCTCAGTGATATTTTCGCTAACGGTCGGTGGGTTGTCGTTAATATCCTGGATCAGCACGGTTACATGAGAAAAGTTTAAAGGCTTTTCAGCAACCATTTCAAATTCCAGAACACACGTTGACTTCTTGCCACAAATCTCCTCTCGGTCTATACGGTCGCTCACAAATAAGTCCCCATTTTCGGGGCGCACGGTAAAGAATTTCTTCTCTGCAATAACCCGCAGGTTCCGAGTGGGTAAATCCCCTACGCCAAAACCCAGGTCCTTGGCGAGGTTCCCTACCAGGGAGCCTCCTCCGCTATTCCGTCCAGCTCCTCGGGAATAGCGTAGCGGATCGGTTGGGAGAGCCCCTGGCCTAACAAAGAGAGCAGGAAGAGAAACAGCATTCGCCTCCGCTCTGCTGGGCCGCTCCATCCGGAGCTATTTCCCATCCCCCTCTCTGCGCCTTTGCCTTTCTAAATCCGAGGAGAGGAGATCTTTAAATAATCCCAAGACCTCTCTGAGCAGAACCAACTATTTGTTTTGTCTTGGTGCTTGGATTCTCTGATGGGTGTCTCCGCTGCAGGAAGCCGGATAGAGAGTACACTTTTCTTCCAAGTTGGCTGCGGCGGGAGGAGCCAATACTTTGCACAGCACTAGCCAAGACCGGCACCCGGCGCCTCCGCTGCAGAACTGCAGCAGTGGTGACTAAATCCTCTCCAAATAAGGAGCCAGTTAGGAGAAAAATCGGCAGTGTACTGATAGTGATactttcttcccattttaaaagaacttttaaaaaacattaaatatatttactatatctttagtctgttatttcttttaatttgagCTTCATCCATCCAAATCAAGTACCTTTTACTTCTCAAAGGGCAGAGATAATCTTGCTCAATCCCGTCAtgttttttagtttctattttcatAAAATGGTCATAATAACATCTTTTCTGCTTACTTCAGTAGAAATGAGGACCAAATAAAATGATACATAGAAAAATCATACGAATGAAAGCTATTTTTGGTGATGGCAGAAGACGCAGTATAAAGATGCTTGAAATATCAGCTTCACGTGTATTGTTATTGcattctatttccttttcttctaactTCTAAAAGTTATAATCTCATAGCTTTTAGTTTCATCCTATgtttcactttcttctcttttatctttattatttcccccCAAAAGAAGTTACAGGTAATGAGGAAATGATTGACCTTATAAAATAGAAGTATAGCAAGAAGCAAGAGggtctcttttcctttgtttccaaGTGTCTACTTTTAATTAAATAAGTATgattgaaattttttcttttttctgtagaggtggggtctcactatgttgcccaggctgggcgtCAACACCTGGctttgagcaatcctcccacctcagcctcccaaagtgctgggattataaggcaTGAACTACCCTGGACCAGATGAAAAACTTCCACAGAAGACGTTTTTTCATACTACATCACAATTGTTCTGAACCGTACTGCTTCTTCTCAAGTAGCCTGACAATGATGTGTTTATTAGGATTGGGGAGTGAATTGTGAGTccttataattatattatttaattatgtaaGTAATCTTCCTGTCCACTTTTCCTTGGTCCCCAGTTTACCATCTGATCATACCAACCTTTTGTTATTTACACTTTTCCCTGGTCAATAACATGCCATTTTCCATGTTTCTGACAGGTATCTTATAGTTTTAATTACATTTCCAAACCAGAAAATCTTCTTAAAGAAATTATCTTTAGCCTACATAATGTATTGTTATTCTAAAACCAGGCAGGTGTGCAGCAATAAGCAATGAGTTCCACACTGAATTTACCTTATAGTGGAAAAGCATTATAGCATCTTAAACTAGTCATGATATCCAGAATTCTGGACAGCCACTCATTGTCACCTTTATACAAACATCAAAAACATAACTGACTCAAGACTTTGCTCCAAAACATTCCAAAGCAAGGGCCTTCCCACACAATGCCAAGTGTTCATTGTATGAACACTTCAATTAGTATGAAAAATTATTCTTCAGAACACATATAAAACTAAATACTcagatatttaaaagtatatggtATATATAGTACGTACATTCAGAATGTATGAATCAAGCATTTTATAAAGTCTGTTAGTAGTTTATAGAGGGTTTAAAGATATTTTTCCATTGCACAAAAAAGTTAACTCAGAGGAAGTGTACCCAAATCTATAACCTTTACTTTTTTTCCAAACACCCTACTCTGAGAAgcatataacattttctttaaaaaaaaatggaaaagcaagTTTTCAGATAGGAGTGAATGATGTCACACCTATTCTATAGATTCTCTTGTTACTCTTTGAATGCATTCACTATTCAGTGAGtttgtacattttacattttggtcAGAATGtccgtgtgtgtatgtatgtgtgtttgtgtgtgtgtatgtgtatatgtgtgtgtgtgtgtgtgtataattgaCTGCTctttaataatgtttaaaaaataaaaatcaagtgaTCTTAGGTTCTTTAATGTGTCAACTAACCTTTCATGTGGTTGAGTAATGTAGCTTACTATcccatttgtaatattttattaccttttccCCTTATTTAGTCATTATTTGAAGCTGATGCTCAAGGtgttaaaagtacaaaatttgaaggattaagaatattttaataagaagCATCTGAAAATCATCTTCAGCAAATCAGATGCAGAATGGAAATCTAGTAGTCCTTTCAT from Macaca nemestrina isolate mMacNem1 chromosome 6, mMacNem.hap1, whole genome shotgun sequence encodes:
- the LOC105467242 gene encoding LOW QUALITY PROTEIN: protocadherin gamma-B3-like (The sequence of the model RefSeq protein was modified relative to this genomic sequence to represent the inferred CDS: inserted 2 bases in 1 codon; deleted 2 bases in 1 codon) translates to MGNSSGWSGPAERRRMLFLFLLSLLGQGLSQPIRYAIPEELDGIGGGSLVGNLAKDLGFGVGDLPTRNLRVIAEKKFFTVRPENGDLFVSDRIDREEICGKKSTCVLEFEMVAEKPLNFSHVTVLIQDINDNPPTVSENITELEISELAITGATFALESAQDPDVGVISLQQYYLSPDPHFFLIQKENLDGSRYPELVLKAPLDREEQPHHHLVLTAVDGGEPSRSCTTQIRVIVADANDNPPVFTQDMYRVGVAENLPAGSLVLKVMATDLDECVNAEIIYAFISIGKAVRQLFKLDSKTGELTTVGELDFQESDSYTIGVETKDGGHHTTYCKVQIDISDENDNALEITLAFESQHIQEDAELGTAIALIKTHDLDSGFNGEILCQLKGKFPFKIVQDTKNIYRLVTDGALDQEQIPEYNVTITATDKGNPPLSSSKTITLHILDVNDNVPVFHQASYTVHVAENNPPGASIAHVSASDPDLGPNGLVYYYIVASDLEPRELSSYVSVSAQSGVVFAQRAFDHEQLRAFELTLQARDQGSPALSANVSLQVLVGDRNDNAPRVLYPALGPDGSALFDMVPRAAEPGYLVTKVVAVDADSGPNAWLSYHIQQPSEPGLLSLGLRTGEVRTARTLGDREAACQRLLVTVCDGGQPPLSATVTLHLIFADSLPEIQPDLSDRPTPSDLQAVLXFHLIVALALISVLFLLAVILAIALRLRRSSRPATEGYFQPGLYSKTVPGVLPNYSERTLLYSYSLCAASHSSNTEFKFLNIKAEDAAPQDLLCDEASWFESNDNPKMPSNSGNLQQVSFFKPFLP